CGCCTTGTCGACGATCTTGCTGATGTCGACCGTCACCGTGCTGCCCGCTTGAACGACCTTGCCCGTGTTGCGGCTGGTGAGGGTGTAGGTGGCGGTGTCGCCCTCGTTGAGAGGTGCAGCGGGGCCGGTGAGGCTGAGGTTGAACTTCGCGGGCCACGCCGGCTTGCCCGGCGTGTAGATCCAGGAGGCGAAGAACGCCGTGAGATCGCGGCCCGAAATCTCCTCGGCCAGGTCGATGAACTCCGCGGTGCTCCTGCTTGTGCCCGTGTGTCGGAGCTGGTCCTGCTGCATGACCTGCGCGAAGTTCGCCGCTCCGATGGCGGTGCGCAGTGCCTCCAGCGCGATCGAACCCCGCGTGTAGGTCTGGTTGCCGAAGAGCTGAGATGCCTGAGTCATCTTGGCGGTCGGAACGGTCCAGAGCGAGCTGGTCGACGAGGCGGAATTCCAGGCGGAGTAGTAGGACGTTTCGGGGGAGTTGGCTGTCGAGCCGGCGCTTTCGAAGGGGACCTGCTGCTCGGTGTACGTCGCCGATCCCTCGTTGAGCCAGATGTCATTCCAGTCTTTCGGGGAGACACCGTCACCGAACCACTGGTGCATGATCTCGTGGATCGCAGTGCCGCGACTGGCGCTGTTCGGGAAGAACGAGCGGTCCTGGGTCTCCAGGGCATAGTTGATGGCCGAGGGGACGATATCGGTGACGAAACCCACGCTCTTGCCGGGGTAAGGGCCGTACTTCGACTCCAGGAAGTCGAGGATCGACTTCAGCTGGGCTCGGGTGGCATGGGTGGTGGCCTGGTTGGCCACCGAGATCGCCGGGTCGATGAACGTCCATTCGTGGAGGGTGCGTCCACTGGCCAGCAGGATGTCCGATTCATAGCTCGTGTACCGGCCCACCGAGATCAGAACCAGCTCGCTCGCCATGGGCTTGGTCTCATCCCACTGCCAGGTGGTGCGGCTGCCGTCGGCGCTGGGCGTCCGGGAGATCAACTCTCCGTTGCTCACCACGGCAGCGTCCCGCAGACCTGGATTGGCGGTGGCGGCGGTGGCCGATGTGCCCAGCTTGCTCGGGGCGTCGACCGTGATCGTGTACGTCGCCTTGTCGCTGGGCGTGTTGTTGTTCGGGAAAGCGGTCATGGCCCCGACAGGCTGGTTGACGAACGTGGCACCGTCGGTGGTGTTGTTCCACCCCTCGGACGAACCATCGGTGTCGGTGTGCGCGACCGGTGTGCCGGAGTACTTCACGACGGTGGTGAAGGTGCCGTCGACGGGTGTGGCCGGTGTGACGATGAGCTTGTGCACATCCGTTGTCGCATTGGCGGTGGTGGTGTTCTCGATGCGCGTGAACGTCGCCGCCGCTCCATTCACGGAGACAGATTCCACGTTGAGCGTGCTCGCCTCGAGGGTGCTCGTGGAACCCTGGAAATCGAAGGAGTAGGACGACAGGGGGCCGGCGGTGGTGGCGGCCTGAATCGAGGCGGTCGCCGCGGAGATGGTGGTGGAGGAGACAGCGTTGTTGGTGGCCGAGACGGCGACCTTGACGGACATGTTGATGTCGTAGTGCAGGGCGTCGTAGCCGGAGTTGCCCTGATTGGGGAACAGTGTGTCACCGGACGTCTGACCGCCGGCGGCTGCATCGGCCGCGTGGGCGGAGGCGGAGACCGGGATCTGGCTGCCCGCGACAAGCCCGGTGATCAGCAGCGCGGCTGCCGCTCGGTTGGCTCGCCTGTTCGGTTGCCGGGATGGGGGGAATCGGTATTCGTGCATGGCTGTGGCATCTCCTCGATGAGTGGGACCTGACGGCGCGGCATCGATCCCGGGTGCACTGAATTCGAGGTGGAGAAGGGGGGTAAAACCACATCGGGATGGATGCACAGAATGCAGCATAGAAGTGGGTCATTTCTTGCGTATTACAAAAGGAATACGAGAAAAATCTCGCTATATCCCCTGATTTTTGCTCAAATCACGTGTCAAACGTCGTTGCGAATCTGATTTATTGCGCTCAGCACCTTTTCTGGGCTGATCCGGACGGATGGGCCGGGAAATGCGCTCGGTGCCCGCCAATCATGCCCGCGGCGCGACGCTTATGAGGATCACCAAAATAGGGGGCACCCGCACAGGGGAGGGTGCGTCGGTCTCGACACGGGTCGGCTGCAGGACGGGCGGACCCGCCCGCTATCCGACCCGGGCGGGCATCACGTACAGCTCCGGGCGGCAGGCGCCGACGATGGCGACGGTCGCCGCGGTTCCTGGGGGAGAGGACACCGGCAGCAGGTGCAGCGCGGTCGGGGGAAACGGAGACTGAGGCCAGTCGACGAGTCGGCGGCGCGCCATCGTGGCGTTTGGCCCTGGGGCGGTGGCGGGCCCGTCGAGAGAGACGGTGAGGTCACGGGGGTCGACCCGGAGACCCACCCCGGCGACCTTGAGTATCGCCTCTTTCGTGGTCCACAGTGCGGCCACTGCTGCTTGGGCGACGTGCGGGGACAACGCGCTCAGGGCATCCGTTTCGGCTGGGGACAGCAGAACGTCGGTGATCGGTGCCCGGGCGAGGTCGGCGAGCGACTCGAGGTCGATGCCCACCGGGCCGGCGGCGGTGACCGCAAGGGCCAGCCGCCCGCCCGCCCGGGCCAGGCTCACCCAGGGCGCGACGGAGGTGGAGCCCGCGATGCTCACCCGCAATGGGCCGTGGTCGCCCGCGCCGCAGCGGGGGCATCGTTGGGTGAGGGTGACGGATGCGGCGTCCACGCCGGTCAACCGGGCCACCAGCTCGGCGAGGAGGGCATGGTCGCCGGCCTTGGTGTCCGCGCAGTCGCCCAGCGCCACGACCACGGTGTGCGGCAGATCGACCGCGGAGGGGCCGCCGCTCGGCCGGGCGTTGCCCGGCGGACCAGTCGACGGCAGGCCGTTGACGGGGGCGGGAGTATCGGGCACGCCCTCACCCTAACGCCGCCGGCCTTCGGCGGGGTCTGGCGCTGGCAAACCGCCTGCGTGGCCCTTGTTCGGGGGCCGTGCGGGTGCGAGAATCAACGGGACCAGCCCTTCTGGATGCACGTTGGCGTGCGAGGGCTGTCGAGGCTCCAGGCGCGGTGGGTGAGGATTCAGTGAAGCGGTTCGAAGGTCTGGCGAAGCCATCCACCCTCGCTGCCGGAGCGGTCTTCCTGATCGGCGGCATCCTCGACCAGGTCTTGCGCCTGACCGGGGATCCGGCCAGCGAGGTCGTGCTGAGCCCGCTCTACGCGGTGCGCTCCATCGCCCTGCTGGGCGGGGCGCTCCTCCTGATCCTGTCTTTGGTGTCGATCTACGAGCGCCACGCCAAACAGATCGGACCGTTCGGGTTCTCCGCGGCCATCGTGGCCGGCACCGGCACCATCCTGCTCAGCGGCCAATTCTGGGCCGAGTCCTTCCTCTATCCCACCCTGGGCCGCGTCGCCCCCGGACTGCTCGACGGCACAGATCGGGCCGGCTCCTACGCGTTCGGGTTGCTGCTGACCGCTGCGGTGTTCGGGGTCGGCTGGCTGCTGCTCGGCAGCGCGATCCTGCGCGCCCGGGTCTACCGGGTGCTTCCCGCCGTCGTGATCATGGCCGGCGGCGCCGTCTCGCTGCTCCCCGGCAACGCGCTGGGCCAGGCGGTGCTTGGCGCCGGCCTTGTGCTGCTCTCCTTCAGCCCCACCTATCGCAAGCACGAGGGCCCGCAGCGGCAAGCCAGCCCGGCGCGCTGACGCCCGGCTGTGCGGTGCGCCCCTCCGCTGGTGGCACACTTGTACGGCGAGTGAGGAGCAGCAGTGGCGCTGATTGATGACGCGATCTATGTGGATGGCCGTCGGGTGGCAACCCCGGAAACGTTGCAGGATGTGTTCGAGGTACTCAAAGAGAAGGACGGTTTTGCCTGGATCGGCCTGTACCGGCCGACCGACGACGAGGTGCGGTCGGTCGCGGACGAGTTCACGCTGCACCACCTCGCCATCGAGGACGCGCTCAAGGGCCATCAGCGAGCCAAGATCGAACGCTACTCCGACACCCTGTTCCTGGTGCTGCGTCCGGCCCGCTACATCGACGCAGAGGAGCGGGTGGAGTTCGGCGAGCTGCACGTCTTCGTCGGCCCCGACTTCGTCGTGACCATCCGGCACGCCGAATCGCCCGACCTCGCCTCGGTGCGGCAGCGACTGGAGAGCACGCCCAAGCTCCTCGCCTTCGGCCCGCAGGCGGTGCTGTACGCCATCCTCGACCAGGTGATCGACGAGTACGCGCCGGTCGTGGCCGGCCTCGAGAACGACATCGACGAAATTGAGGACCAGCTCTTCGACGGCGACCAGGCCGTCTCCCGGCGTATCTACGCCCTCTCCCGGGAGGTCATCGAGTTCCAGCGCGCCACTCAGCCGCTGATCGGCATGCTCGAGTCTCTCCAGGAGGGCTTCGAGAAGCACAATGTGGACGTGGAGCTGCATCGGCACCTGCGAGATGTGCTCGACCACACCATCCGGGTCGTCGAACGGGGGGATGCGTTCCGGCAGCTGTTGCAGAACGCGCTCACTGTGCACAGCACCCTCGTGGCCCAGCGACAGAACGACGAGACCCGCCGACTCTCCGAAACGGGTCTGGCGCAGAGCGAAGAGGTGAAGAAAATCTCCAGTTGGGCGGCGATCTTGTTCGCCCCCACACTGGTCGGCACCATCTACGGCATGAATTTCACCCACATGCCCGAGCTAAAATGGCAGTTCGGCTATCCGTTCGCGATCACCTTGATGGTCGCCATGGGGTTCGGGCTCTACGCCGTCTTCAAGCGCAAAGACTGGCTCTAGACACCCGATTGTGGTCAAACACCCCCAGAATCCTGCGAATGCGGCAAATAAGCGGGTGGCCTAACCAAGATCGGACCGGCGGAGAAATAGGGTGTGGGTGTGTGGCGCCTCGATAGAAAACCAGAAGATGACGATTTCACATCGGATTACCCCGATGTGTCCTCGCCCGGCTCGCGTCAAGCGACCTCCCCGGACTCGGTGAGCCTGGGGGACCCGTCGCTGGTCGCCGGGAACATCGCCGAACCGACCTGGCAACGCTGGCGGGACGAACTCGCCCTGGTCGGCGGGCACTCTCCACTGCTGCACTTCGGTGACAGCCCCCGCTCCCGCATCGAACTGTCCGCCACCCACCCGGGCGGACTGCCGCAATTCATCACGGGCAAGACCACCTTGCTGTCCAACCTGATCCGCGACGAGCTGGCGCTGCGCAACGCCCGCCTGGCCGCCAACGAGATCACCCAGAAGGGCATCGAACTGCGCTCCATGCGCGGTATCGAGTCGGTGCACCTGGCCATCGGACTGGCCCAGTGGCGACACGGCGACGTGGAGTTCACCGCGCCGGTGCTGCTGCGCCCCCTCGCCATCCGCCGCTACGGCCGCGACTTCGAACTCAAGCTCAAGGGCCAGCCGTTCCTCAACCCCGAACTGGCCAGGGCCCTGCACGATCAGTTCCAGATCACCCTCGACGCCGACGCGTTCGTGGCGCTGGCCGTGACCAACGGCGCGTTCAAGCCGCAACCCGTGATCGACCGGCTGCGCGGCCTCACTTCGCACCTGCCCTGGTTCAACGTGGTGCCCCGCCTGGTGGCGTCCTCCTTCGCCGACGTCGGCCGCGCCATGGCCGTCGACGCGCACAAGCTCACGCATCCGGTGCTCGACGCCGTCGCCGGCAATCCCACTGCCCGCCGCGCCATCGAAATGGCGTACAACCCGGTGCTGCCGATCGGCCAGGACGTGCGCCCGCCCGGTACCGACACGTTGCTGCTGGATGCCGACGCCGAGCAGGAGAACGTCGTTGCGCAGATCAGCGCCGGCAACTCCCTCGTCGTGAAGACCCTGCCCGGCACCGGCGGCACCCAGACCATCGTGAACGCCATCGGCTCGCTCGTCGCGCAGCACAAGCGCGTGCTCGTGGTCAGCGCCCGGCGCTCCAGCCTCGACGGCATCGCGCACCGCCTCGTGCAGGTGGGCCTGCCCGGTGTTGCCGTGACGCCGCGTACGCTCCGCCGCGACCTGATCCAGTCGATCACCCGCAACGAGAAGGCCGCCCAGCCGCGCGTCGGCGACGTCGACGACGCGCTGGTGCGCCTGCGCAAGGTGCTGCTCGACTACCGCTCCGCCCTCACCCGCAAGGACGGCGCCCTCGGCGTCTCGGTGCTCGACGCGCTCGGCGAGCTCGCCCGGCTCGCCCAGTTGCCCGCGCCGCCGTCGACGACTGCCCGGCTCGACCGGGTGGCCCTCGAGCGCCTCGCCCACGACCGGTCCAGTGCCGCCGCGATCCTGATCAAGGCGGCCGTCCTCGGCCAGTTCCGCTACGGCCCGGGCGACTCACCCTGGTACGGCGCCTCCTTCTCCTCCACGGCGGATGCCGGTGCCTCGCACGAGCTCGCCAAGCGGCTCAGCAACACCGACGTGCCCCGGCTGCTCGAGCGCGCCGGCCACCTGGTCGGCCAGACCCGACTGCGCCCGTTCGAAACGGTGCACGAGTTGGGCATCTACCTGCGCCTTCTCCTGGATATCCGCGAAACCCTGGACAAGTTCCAGCCCGCTGTATTCGACCGGTCGCTGACCGAACTCATCGCCGCCACCTCGGCCCGCCGCGACTCGCCGGAGATGACCTCGAGCAACCGTCGCCGGCTGCGCAAACTCGCCGACGAGTACCTGCGGCCCGGCGTGCACGTGAGTGACATGAACGAGAGCCTGCGCCGCATCCAGCAGCAGCGCACCCTCTGGCAGCGCTACGCCGCCGCGGGCGTCACACCCGAGGTTCCCGTGGGCATCAACGATGTGCACGTGGCCTTCCAACGGGTCTCCGAAGACCTCGGCAAGCTCGATGTGCCGCTCGGCAACGCCGGGACTCCGCGCCAGTTGGTCTCCCGTCCGGTGAAGGAGCTGCTGCGCACACTCGTGGGCCTCGCCGCCGAGAGCGAGGTGCTCGCGAACCTGCACGAGCGCACCGCCCTGCTCGCCACCCTGCGCGAGCACAACCTCGACCCGCTGATGACCGACCTGTCCCAGCGGCACGTGTCGGAGCAGAACGTGGCCGCCGAGCTCGAACTCGCCTGGTGGCAGTCGGTGCTCGAGGTCATGCTCAGCGGCGACAGGGCCCTGCTCAACGCCAATACCCAGGTGCTCGACCGGCTCGAGGCCGACTTCAAGCTCGTCGACGAGGCGCATGCCTCCACGACCGGGCAGATCCTGGCCTGGCTGCTCGCCGAGACGTGGAAGATCGGCGTGGTGGACTGGCCAGAGGAGGCCGACCAGCTGCGCCGCCTGCTGCGCGCCGACCGTGCCACCCCTGCCCGCATCAACGAGGCCGCCCCGCACCTGGGTCGCGTGCTCGCGCCGGTCTGGCTCGCCTCGCCGTACGAGGTCGCCGGACTCGACGACACGATGACGTTCGACGCCGTGCTGCTCGTCGACGCCGGCGCTACCACCCTGGCCGAGAACGTCGGCGCGATCCGCCGCGCCAAGCAGGTCGTGGCCTTCGGCGACCCGGTCACCCAGACGCCGTCCGGCTTCGAGACCGGCATCGTGGAACCGGCCGACGTTCCCCGCCCGCAGGAGACCAACGTCGACGCCCTGCACGCCGACTCTGCGCTGGCCCGGCTGGGCGAACTGCTGCCCACCCTCACCCTCACCCGCAGCTACCGGGCCGGCGGCGAGGACCTCGCCGAGCTGGTCAACCACCGGTTCTACGGCGGCCGGATCGACTCGCTGCCCTGGGCGGGCAGCTTCCTCGGCCACGGCAGCCTCACCCTGAATTACGTCAAGGGCGGCCACGGCATGCCCGACGTCGACAGCGGCGCCGTCGAGAGCGTCGATGCCGAGGTCGCGAAGGTTGTCGACCTGGTCATGGACCATGCCGTCAAGCGCCCCCGCGAGTCCCTCATGGTGATCACCGCCAGCGCCCGGCACGCAGTGCGGGTGCACCAGGCCGTGCTCGCCGCGTTCGCCAAGCGCACCGACCTGAGCGACTTCATCCTCAAGGACCGCGCCGAACCGTTCACGGTGCTCACCCTCGAGCAGGCCGTGGCGCAGAGCCGCGATCGGGTGATCTTCTCCATCGGCTACGGCCGCACCCCGCACGGCCGGCTGCTGAGCAATTTCGGTTCGCTCGGCGAACCCGGCGGCGAACGCCTGCTCGCGATCGGCATGACGCGTGCCCGCCGCGCCATGGACATCGTCTCGTGCTTCCGCCCCATCGACATCGACGCCGACCGCCAGCGGCACGGCATCCTGGCCCTGTCGCAGGTGCTCACCGAGACCGAGGCGCGCCGCAACGAGGTCGCGGTGCCGGATGCCCGCGAGGCCATGCTCGTCGACCTCGCCCGCCGCCTGGAACGTAAGGGCCTCACCGTCTCGCTCGGGCACCGTGGCAAGCTCGCGCTGGCCGCCTCGCACGCCGGCCGCGCCGTCGTGGTGGAGACCGACGCCGTGGTCAACAGGGCCAGCCTGCGCGAATCGCTGCGCCTCCGCCCCGAGGTGCTGCGCCGGCTGGGCTGGCACTACCTGCGTGTGCACAGCTTCGAACTCTTCAGCAACCCGGATGCCGTCGCCGCCCGCGTCGCCGCCCTCGCGGGCGTCGTGCCGGCCGAAGGGTCTGGCGGTCCGGCGCACCGTGCCTGACCGGGCGGGCGCGCCTGAGGGTGCTGCGGTGCCCGAGGAGGCCGCTGGGTTCGAGGGCGACGCTGCG
This is a stretch of genomic DNA from Cryobacterium soli. It encodes these proteins:
- a CDS encoding 4'-phosphopantetheinyl transferase family protein; the encoded protein is MPDTPAPVNGLPSTGPPGNARPSGGPSAVDLPHTVVVALGDCADTKAGDHALLAELVARLTGVDAASVTLTQRCPRCGAGDHGPLRVSIAGSTSVAPWVSLARAGGRLALAVTAAGPVGIDLESLADLARAPITDVLLSPAETDALSALSPHVAQAAVAALWTTKEAILKVAGVGLRVDPRDLTVSLDGPATAPGPNATMARRRLVDWPQSPFPPTALHLLPVSSPPGTAATVAIVGACRPELYVMPARVG
- the corA gene encoding magnesium/cobalt transporter CorA, coding for MALIDDAIYVDGRRVATPETLQDVFEVLKEKDGFAWIGLYRPTDDEVRSVADEFTLHHLAIEDALKGHQRAKIERYSDTLFLVLRPARYIDAEERVEFGELHVFVGPDFVVTIRHAESPDLASVRQRLESTPKLLAFGPQAVLYAILDQVIDEYAPVVAGLENDIDEIEDQLFDGDQAVSRRIYALSREVIEFQRATQPLIGMLESLQEGFEKHNVDVELHRHLRDVLDHTIRVVERGDAFRQLLQNALTVHSTLVAQRQNDETRRLSETGLAQSEEVKKISSWAAILFAPTLVGTIYGMNFTHMPELKWQFGYPFAITLMVAMGFGLYAVFKRKDWL
- a CDS encoding AAA family ATPase, which encodes MSSPGSRQATSPDSVSLGDPSLVAGNIAEPTWQRWRDELALVGGHSPLLHFGDSPRSRIELSATHPGGLPQFITGKTTLLSNLIRDELALRNARLAANEITQKGIELRSMRGIESVHLAIGLAQWRHGDVEFTAPVLLRPLAIRRYGRDFELKLKGQPFLNPELARALHDQFQITLDADAFVALAVTNGAFKPQPVIDRLRGLTSHLPWFNVVPRLVASSFADVGRAMAVDAHKLTHPVLDAVAGNPTARRAIEMAYNPVLPIGQDVRPPGTDTLLLDADAEQENVVAQISAGNSLVVKTLPGTGGTQTIVNAIGSLVAQHKRVLVVSARRSSLDGIAHRLVQVGLPGVAVTPRTLRRDLIQSITRNEKAAQPRVGDVDDALVRLRKVLLDYRSALTRKDGALGVSVLDALGELARLAQLPAPPSTTARLDRVALERLAHDRSSAAAILIKAAVLGQFRYGPGDSPWYGASFSSTADAGASHELAKRLSNTDVPRLLERAGHLVGQTRLRPFETVHELGIYLRLLLDIRETLDKFQPAVFDRSLTELIAATSARRDSPEMTSSNRRRLRKLADEYLRPGVHVSDMNESLRRIQQQRTLWQRYAAAGVTPEVPVGINDVHVAFQRVSEDLGKLDVPLGNAGTPRQLVSRPVKELLRTLVGLAAESEVLANLHERTALLATLREHNLDPLMTDLSQRHVSEQNVAAELELAWWQSVLEVMLSGDRALLNANTQVLDRLEADFKLVDEAHASTTGQILAWLLAETWKIGVVDWPEEADQLRRLLRADRATPARINEAAPHLGRVLAPVWLASPYEVAGLDDTMTFDAVLLVDAGATTLAENVGAIRRAKQVVAFGDPVTQTPSGFETGIVEPADVPRPQETNVDALHADSALARLGELLPTLTLTRSYRAGGEDLAELVNHRFYGGRIDSLPWAGSFLGHGSLTLNYVKGGHGMPDVDSGAVESVDAEVAKVVDLVMDHAVKRPRESLMVITASARHAVRVHQAVLAAFAKRTDLSDFILKDRAEPFTVLTLEQAVAQSRDRVIFSIGYGRTPHGRLLSNFGSLGEPGGERLLAIGMTRARRAMDIVSCFRPIDIDADRQRHGILALSQVLTETEARRNEVAVPDAREAMLVDLARRLERKGLTVSLGHRGKLALAASHAGRAVVVETDAVVNRASLRESLRLRPEVLRRLGWHYLRVHSFELFSNPDAVAARVAALAGVVPAEGSGGPAHRA